The Vibrio chagasii genome includes a region encoding these proteins:
- the tsrA gene encoding H-NS-like global regulator TsrA has protein sequence MSLTTYEMARVLEQMEDAPEKVMFGKLLKELGNQSEERIRSAAKQVPIDTLRDIIYQFQRVVESRKGEQVQLLAKELAEQGISAEELQAFLEK, from the coding sequence ATGTCATTAACAACCTATGAAATGGCGCGCGTCTTAGAACAAATGGAAGATGCACCTGAAAAGGTTATGTTTGGTAAATTGCTTAAAGAGCTAGGGAACCAAAGTGAAGAGCGTATTCGCAGTGCGGCAAAACAAGTTCCAATCGATACTTTACGAGATATCATCTACCAATTTCAGCGTGTGGTAGAGTCTCGTAAAGGTGAGCAAGTTCAGCTATTAGCAAAAGAGCTAGCAGAGCAAGGCATCTCGGCTGAAGAGCTTCAGGCTTTTCTAGAAAAGTAA
- a CDS encoding HvfC/BufC N-terminal domain-containing protein — MSYSLADVQSEFANALRYQNDGEHCDIVSDHFSDQQRIQIYRNNFVISLSEVLAATYPLTEVLVGEECFQQMARQHVLSYPSTSGDVSGYGEHFEQTIQAFPSVVEAAPYLSEVARYEWQKDSLARLACATPPHQQPLSCLASVPQERQGALVFHIKGSITLFDSYYAVIALEHAIDQQQLEGLDINRAELGIIIRAENSQLESHSLTKECHQLLIELQSGKALGEVTPSLLQHLNAVMALNVISGFSINDELET, encoded by the coding sequence ATGAGCTACTCCCTAGCGGATGTTCAATCCGAGTTTGCGAATGCCCTGCGCTATCAAAATGACGGTGAGCACTGCGACATCGTGAGCGATCATTTTAGCGATCAGCAACGCATTCAAATTTACCGCAATAACTTTGTTATTAGCTTAAGCGAAGTTCTCGCTGCGACTTACCCACTGACTGAGGTGTTAGTTGGTGAAGAGTGCTTCCAACAAATGGCGCGTCAACATGTTCTTAGTTATCCATCGACCTCTGGAGATGTCAGTGGTTATGGCGAGCACTTCGAACAAACCATACAAGCCTTTCCTTCGGTTGTAGAGGCTGCACCTTACCTTAGTGAAGTGGCACGCTATGAATGGCAAAAGGACAGTTTAGCGAGACTCGCATGTGCAACTCCCCCGCATCAACAGCCACTCTCCTGTTTAGCTTCCGTGCCACAAGAGCGGCAAGGCGCCTTGGTTTTCCACATCAAGGGTTCGATAACGCTATTCGATTCTTACTATGCCGTAATAGCGCTTGAACACGCTATCGACCAACAGCAACTGGAAGGGTTAGACATCAATCGCGCAGAGCTTGGAATAATAATCCGAGCCGAGAATTCACAGCTCGAAAGCCACAGCCTAACCAAGGAGTGCCACCAACTGCTCATTGAGCTTCAATCTGGTAAAGCGCTCGGAGAAGTAACGCCTTCGCTACTGCAACATCTGAATGCTGTCATGGCGCTCAACGTCATCTCAGGTTTTTCAATCAATGATGAATTGGAGACATAA
- the thiH gene encoding 2-iminoacetate synthase ThiH, translating to MTFVDRFKQLNWDDIGMSIFSKTAEDVERALSKPKRDLEDFKALISPAAEPYLEQMAQQSLALTRKRFGNTMSLYIPLYLSNLCANACTYCGFSMENRIKRRTLTLDEIDAESAAIKKMKFDSVLLVTGEHETKVGMKYFREVLPNIKAQFNHLAMEVQPLDQDDYAELKTLGLDAVMVYQETYSPSTYAEHHLRGNKMDFEYRLETPDRLAKAGIDKIGIGALIGLEDWRTDCFFVAAHLDYLERTYWQTRYSISLPRLRPCEGGLQPKSIMSDKQLVQLICAYRLLNPEVELSLSTRESATFRDNVLPLGITSMSAASKTQPGGYASGEEELEQFEISDERSAADVEAMIRQRGFDPVWRDWHSAYSG from the coding sequence ATGACGTTTGTTGATCGATTTAAACAACTCAACTGGGATGACATTGGTATGTCGATCTTCAGTAAAACGGCAGAGGATGTTGAACGTGCTCTGAGTAAACCCAAACGCGACTTAGAAGACTTTAAGGCTTTGATCTCTCCAGCGGCAGAACCTTACTTAGAGCAGATGGCGCAACAATCGTTGGCACTCACACGCAAGCGATTCGGCAATACAATGTCGTTGTATATTCCATTGTACCTTTCAAACCTATGTGCGAATGCGTGCACGTATTGTGGCTTCTCAATGGAGAACCGTATTAAGCGTCGCACACTTACTTTGGATGAAATCGATGCTGAAAGTGCCGCTATCAAAAAGATGAAGTTTGATAGTGTACTGTTGGTGACTGGTGAACATGAAACCAAGGTCGGGATGAAGTACTTCCGTGAAGTGCTACCGAATATTAAGGCACAATTTAACCATCTTGCGATGGAAGTGCAGCCGCTTGATCAAGATGACTACGCAGAGCTTAAAACTCTCGGATTAGATGCGGTGATGGTTTACCAAGAAACCTATAGCCCAAGTACCTACGCGGAACACCACTTGCGTGGCAATAAAATGGATTTTGAATACCGGCTCGAAACGCCTGATCGTTTGGCAAAAGCGGGTATTGATAAGATAGGTATTGGTGCTTTGATTGGTTTGGAAGATTGGCGTACCGACTGTTTCTTCGTGGCCGCTCACTTAGATTATCTTGAGCGTACTTATTGGCAAACACGTTACTCGATTTCACTCCCACGTCTTCGTCCGTGTGAGGGTGGTTTGCAGCCTAAATCTATTATGAGTGATAAGCAGTTGGTACAACTTATCTGTGCCTATCGCTTATTAAACCCTGAAGTTGAGTTGTCTCTTTCGACTCGTGAGTCAGCAACGTTCCGCGATAACGTGTTGCCGTTAGGTATCACTAGCATGTCTGCCGCGTCAAAAACTCAACCTGGTGGTTATGCTTCAGGTGAGGAAGAGCTTGAGCAGTTCGAGATAAGTGATGAAAGAAGCGCAGCTGATGTCGAGGCTATGATTCGTCAACGTGGGTTTGACCCGGTATGGCGAGATTGGCATAGCGCTTACTCAGGCTAA
- the uvrD gene encoding DNA helicase II, producing MIDPSLLLDGLNDKQREAVAAPLENLLILAGAGSGKTRVLVHRIAWLQSVEQASPFSIMSVTFTNKAAAEMRGRIEELMMGSSSGMWNGTFHGICHRILRAHYLDAKLPEDFQIIDSDDQIRLLRRLIKAQNLDEKQWPAKQASWWINGKKDEGLRPNHIDAYHDPVTQTWLKIYSAYQEACDRAGLVDFAEILLRSHELLRDKKHIREHYQARFKHILVDEFQDTNNIQYAWLRMMAGPDCRVMIVGDDDQSIYGWRGAKIENIQKFLDEFPGASTIRLEQNYRSTKIILQASNELISNNTERMGKELWTDGNDGEPISVYSAYNELDEARFTVSKIKEWQEKGGALEDTAMLYRNNAQSRVLEEALIQAGLPYRIYGGMRFFERQEIKDALSYLRLMGNRNDDAAFERVVNTPTRGLGDKTLETIRFAARDRGATMWQASIALLEEQVLPGRAAGALSRFIELINALEDDTLELNLHEQTDHVIKSSGLFAMYEQEKGEKSKARIENLEELVTATRQFEKPEEADEMSMLTAFLTHAALEAGEGQADEFDDAVQLMTLHSAKGLEFPMVFMVGVEEGMFPSQMSAEEAGRLEEERRLCYVGMTRAMEKLYITYAEMRRLYGQDKYHKPSRFIRELPETCLDEVRMKAQVSRPTSSGRFSQTAVKENFNETGFSLGSRVKHPKFGEGTIINFEGSGPQSRVQVAFNGEGIKWLVTAYARLEQL from the coding sequence ATGATAGATCCTTCGCTTTTACTCGATGGCCTAAACGACAAACAACGTGAGGCGGTCGCAGCACCTTTAGAAAACCTACTTATTCTGGCTGGTGCTGGTAGTGGTAAAACGCGAGTTTTGGTGCATCGTATCGCTTGGCTGCAGAGTGTCGAGCAAGCATCCCCGTTCTCTATAATGTCAGTAACCTTCACCAATAAAGCGGCGGCAGAGATGCGTGGTCGTATTGAAGAGTTGATGATGGGCAGCTCGTCAGGCATGTGGAACGGTACCTTCCATGGTATTTGTCACCGTATTCTGCGTGCTCACTACCTAGATGCAAAATTGCCAGAAGACTTCCAGATCATTGATTCCGATGATCAGATTCGTCTATTACGCCGCTTAATCAAAGCACAAAACCTCGATGAAAAGCAGTGGCCTGCTAAGCAAGCTTCGTGGTGGATCAACGGCAAGAAAGATGAAGGCCTGCGCCCGAACCACATTGATGCCTACCATGATCCAGTAACTCAAACATGGTTAAAGATTTACTCGGCTTATCAAGAAGCGTGTGACCGTGCTGGATTGGTGGACTTCGCGGAGATTTTGCTGAGATCACACGAGCTATTGCGCGACAAGAAACACATTCGTGAGCACTACCAAGCGCGCTTTAAGCATATTTTGGTCGACGAATTCCAAGATACCAACAACATCCAATATGCTTGGCTGCGTATGATGGCTGGCCCTGATTGTCGAGTGATGATCGTAGGTGATGATGATCAATCTATCTATGGCTGGCGTGGTGCAAAAATCGAGAATATTCAGAAGTTCTTGGACGAATTCCCTGGCGCTTCAACGATTCGATTAGAGCAAAACTACCGCTCAACCAAAATCATCTTGCAAGCATCGAACGAGCTTATCTCAAACAACACTGAGCGAATGGGTAAAGAGTTGTGGACCGATGGTAACGATGGTGAGCCAATCTCCGTCTACTCAGCTTACAACGAGCTTGATGAAGCTCGCTTCACGGTAAGTAAGATTAAAGAGTGGCAAGAGAAAGGTGGTGCACTCGAAGATACGGCGATGCTTTATCGTAATAACGCCCAATCTCGTGTTCTGGAAGAAGCGTTGATTCAAGCGGGCTTACCATACCGAATCTACGGTGGTATGCGATTCTTCGAACGTCAGGAGATCAAAGATGCATTGAGCTACCTGCGTTTAATGGGTAACCGTAACGATGATGCCGCTTTTGAACGTGTGGTTAATACGCCAACACGTGGCTTGGGTGACAAGACTCTAGAGACGATTCGATTTGCAGCGCGTGACCGTGGTGCGACGATGTGGCAAGCGAGTATCGCTTTGTTGGAAGAACAAGTACTGCCAGGTCGTGCAGCGGGTGCCTTAAGCCGCTTTATCGAGTTAATTAATGCGCTTGAAGACGACACGTTAGAGCTGAATTTACATGAGCAAACTGACCATGTGATTAAATCTTCAGGTCTATTTGCGATGTACGAGCAAGAGAAAGGCGAGAAATCGAAAGCGCGTATTGAGAACTTGGAAGAATTGGTAACGGCAACTCGTCAGTTCGAGAAGCCAGAAGAAGCCGATGAGATGAGCATGCTAACAGCATTCTTAACGCACGCGGCTTTAGAAGCGGGTGAAGGTCAGGCTGATGAGTTTGATGATGCGGTTCAGCTTATGACTCTACACAGTGCTAAAGGTCTAGAGTTCCCAATGGTATTCATGGTGGGTGTCGAAGAAGGCATGTTCCCAAGCCAGATGTCTGCTGAAGAAGCGGGGCGCTTGGAAGAAGAGCGTCGCCTATGTTACGTAGGCATGACTCGTGCGATGGAGAAGCTGTACATCACTTACGCTGAGATGCGTCGCTTGTACGGACAAGACAAATACCACAAACCATCACGCTTTATTCGTGAGTTGCCAGAAACCTGTCTGGATGAAGTGCGTATGAAAGCACAGGTGAGTCGCCCTACGAGCAGTGGTCGCTTTAGCCA
- a CDS encoding aminopeptidase P family protein — protein MHNITAERVTAVRAWLEANHLDAVIIPHEDEYLGEYVPAHNERLHWLTGFTGSAGAAVITRENAAIFVDGRYTVQVRKQVPGELFEYRHLIEEPALDWIINSLAQGSKVAFDPRMHTAAWLKGAQAKLAEKVELTTLSSNSIDELWSDRPEPVVSDVRLMTTDAVGQSSESKRAEIASLLKAKGADAAILTELDSICWLLNIRGLDVSRLPVVLSNAIIHADESVDFFLDPVRIPAGFEAHVGNGIRVSHPSELEARLQSLEGKNVSVDSGTSNAWYTLVLQNAGAHIIEAADPCLMPKAAKNETEIAGMKACHIRDGVAMAKFLSWIDAEVAQGNLHNEAVLADKVQSFREQDPTLMDLSFDTISAAGGNAAMCHYNHENQPEPGQLEMNTLYLVDSGGQYLDGTTDITRTIAIGQPSEEMIQQFTLALKGHIGIARARFPQDTRGFQLDILARQHLWAEGFDYDHGTGHGVGHFLSVHEGPQSISKKLIDVPLVEGMVLSNEPGYYRADEFGIRIENLELVVELPTQGDFSVLTFESLTRCPIDKRNINVDLLTRPELAWLNDYHQKVWNDVSPLVEGDTLEWLRQATTPLAHA, from the coding sequence ATGCACAATATCACTGCGGAACGCGTTACTGCGGTTCGAGCTTGGCTTGAAGCAAACCACTTAGATGCTGTTATCATTCCACATGAAGACGAGTACCTAGGTGAATACGTTCCAGCTCACAACGAGCGACTTCACTGGCTAACCGGTTTCACTGGCTCTGCAGGTGCGGCTGTTATCACTCGCGAAAACGCGGCTATTTTTGTTGATGGTCGCTATACCGTCCAGGTTCGTAAACAAGTACCTGGTGAGCTATTTGAGTATCGCCACCTTATTGAAGAACCGGCTTTAGATTGGATCATCAATTCACTAGCGCAAGGCAGTAAAGTTGCATTCGACCCACGCATGCATACGGCGGCTTGGCTGAAAGGCGCTCAAGCTAAACTGGCAGAGAAAGTTGAACTAACAACACTATCTTCGAATTCAATTGATGAACTTTGGTCTGATCGTCCTGAGCCTGTAGTATCTGATGTTCGCCTAATGACAACCGACGCCGTAGGCCAATCAAGTGAAAGCAAACGCGCAGAAATTGCAAGCCTACTAAAAGCCAAAGGCGCTGATGCCGCTATCCTTACTGAGCTGGATTCAATCTGCTGGTTACTCAACATTCGTGGTTTAGACGTATCTCGTCTGCCGGTTGTGTTATCTAATGCAATCATTCACGCCGATGAAAGTGTCGATTTCTTCTTAGACCCAGTTCGTATCCCTGCAGGCTTTGAAGCGCACGTTGGTAATGGTATTCGTGTTTCTCACCCATCTGAGCTTGAAGCCCGCCTTCAATCTTTAGAAGGTAAGAATGTGTCTGTTGATTCAGGCACAAGCAATGCTTGGTACACGCTTGTTCTCCAAAACGCCGGTGCTCATATCATTGAAGCAGCCGACCCATGCCTAATGCCAAAAGCCGCGAAGAACGAAACAGAAATTGCCGGCATGAAAGCGTGTCACATCCGTGATGGCGTGGCGATGGCAAAATTCCTATCTTGGATTGATGCAGAAGTGGCGCAAGGTAATCTGCACAACGAAGCGGTACTAGCAGACAAAGTACAGTCATTCCGTGAGCAAGATCCAACCCTAATGGACCTAAGTTTCGACACAATTTCAGCGGCAGGCGGAAACGCAGCCATGTGTCACTACAACCATGAGAACCAGCCTGAGCCGGGTCAGCTAGAGATGAACACTCTGTACCTAGTCGATTCAGGCGGTCAATACCTAGATGGCACAACCGACATCACACGTACTATCGCAATTGGCCAACCAAGCGAAGAAATGATTCAACAGTTCACTCTTGCACTTAAGGGCCACATCGGTATTGCACGCGCTCGCTTCCCACAAGATACTCGTGGTTTCCAACTGGATATCCTAGCGCGCCAGCACTTATGGGCAGAAGGCTTCGACTATGACCACGGTACTGGTCACGGCGTTGGCCACTTCCTAAGTGTTCATGAAGGTCCGCAAAGCATCTCTAAGAAGCTAATCGATGTCCCTCTTGTTGAAGGTATGGTGTTATCAAATGAGCCGGGTTACTACCGTGCCGATGAATTTGGTATCCGTATCGAAAACTTAGAGCTGGTTGTTGAGCTTCCAACTCAAGGTGACTTCTCAGTGCTAACATTTGAGTCGCTAACACGTTGCCCTATCGACAAGCGCAACATCAACGTCGATCTACTGACACGCCCGGAACTTGCATGGCTAAACGATTACCACCAAAAGGTGTGGAACGATGTTAGCCCACTAGTTGAAGGTGATACGTTAGAGTGGCTACGCCAAGCAACAACGCCACTAGCTCACGCTTAA
- a CDS encoding thiazole synthase: MLTIADKTFQSRLFTGTGKFANKHLMASAIEASGSQLATMALKRVDIRSEQDDILQPIIDAGVNLLPNTSGAKNAKDAIFAAHLAREALGTNWLKLEIHPDPKYLMPDPIETLKAAEQLVKDGFVVLPYCHADPVLCKRLEEVGCAAVMPLGAPIGSNKGIASADFLEIIIDQANVPVIVDAGIGAPSHAARAMEMGADAVLVNTAIAASQQPVEMAIAFKLAVEAGRMAYLAGLAGQVSHAVASSPLTSFLDE, translated from the coding sequence ATGTTAACCATCGCAGATAAAACATTCCAATCACGTCTGTTCACTGGCACAGGTAAGTTCGCCAACAAGCATTTGATGGCGAGTGCTATCGAAGCTTCAGGTTCTCAACTGGCAACCATGGCACTGAAGAGAGTCGATATTCGTTCTGAGCAAGACGATATTTTACAGCCCATTATTGATGCCGGCGTAAATCTACTTCCGAATACCTCTGGGGCTAAGAACGCGAAGGATGCCATCTTTGCTGCGCACTTGGCTCGCGAAGCTCTAGGCACAAATTGGCTCAAACTGGAAATTCACCCAGATCCAAAGTACTTGATGCCAGACCCAATTGAGACATTAAAAGCGGCTGAGCAACTGGTTAAAGATGGCTTTGTTGTGTTGCCATACTGTCATGCTGACCCAGTGTTGTGTAAACGATTGGAAGAGGTGGGTTGTGCTGCGGTTATGCCGTTAGGTGCGCCGATTGGGTCGAACAAAGGTATCGCTTCGGCGGACTTTTTAGAGATTATTATCGACCAAGCGAACGTCCCTGTGATTGTAGATGCGGGTATTGGTGCTCCATCACATGCGGCGCGTGCAATGGAGATGGGTGCTGACGCTGTGTTAGTTAATACTGCGATTGCTGCTTCTCAACAGCCAGTTGAAATGGCGATTGCCTTTAAGTTGGCAGTGGAAGCGGGGCGTATGGCTTACCTTGCAGGTCTCGCTGGTCAGGTATCTCATGCGGTTGCTTCCAGCCCGTTAACCTCATTCCTAGACGAGTAG
- a CDS encoding DoxX family protein, whose product MDNNTVTNMMAQYDNLIEKSQALFVPVLLLFCRLWVAWVFFNSGLTKIATWDSTLYLFELEYQVPLLPWELAAYMGTAAELILPVFLALGLLTRPMAAALFVFNIIAVVSYPVLWDQGFYDHQLWGLMILIVIVWGAGPFSLDRVLKAQFRG is encoded by the coding sequence ATGGATAACAACACAGTCACAAACATGATGGCTCAATACGACAATTTGATTGAGAAATCTCAGGCACTTTTCGTCCCAGTGCTGCTTCTTTTCTGTCGCCTTTGGGTGGCGTGGGTATTCTTCAACTCTGGGCTGACCAAGATAGCGACCTGGGATAGCACCCTCTACTTGTTCGAATTGGAATATCAGGTGCCTCTATTACCGTGGGAATTAGCGGCCTATATGGGAACAGCTGCTGAATTAATCCTACCGGTATTCTTAGCGCTTGGTTTGTTAACACGCCCGATGGCCGCCGCACTTTTTGTTTTCAACATTATTGCTGTCGTGTCTTACCCAGTACTGTGGGACCAAGGCTTCTACGACCATCAACTTTGGGGATTGATGATTCTTATCGTCATCGTATGGGGTGCTGGACCGTTTTCATTAGATAGAGTTTTGAAAGCGCAATTCAGAGGCTAA
- the bufB gene encoding MNIO family bufferin maturase, whose translation MTQTLHPNAGVGLRTPHLDFFSQNSDLVSWLEVHSENYFLPHSSQRQQLREIRNHHHISCHGVGLSLGSVERINQQHLLQLKTLIDDIEPFLVSDHLSWSQTGGHYFNDLLPLPYTEEALDVFCRNVIEVQDSLQRPMLIENPSSYLAFKHSTIPEWEFLAEVQKRTECRLLLDFNNIFVSSFNHGFSCEEYLNGIPANQVEEIHLAGFTKKKLEQGEIWIDTHSKPVCDEVWQLYTQWIEQHGSRYTLIEWDLDIPEPQILLAEAAKASEKLYQHDNQRSRAS comes from the coding sequence GTGACTCAAACTCTTCACCCCAATGCAGGGGTTGGCCTTAGAACACCGCACTTAGATTTCTTCAGCCAGAATTCTGATTTGGTAAGTTGGTTAGAGGTTCACAGCGAAAACTACTTCTTACCCCATTCTTCACAGCGCCAACAACTCCGAGAGATTCGTAATCATCACCACATAAGTTGTCATGGTGTAGGGTTGTCTCTTGGTTCTGTTGAACGAATCAACCAACAGCACTTACTGCAACTCAAAACACTTATTGATGATATCGAACCTTTCTTGGTTTCTGATCATTTGAGTTGGAGCCAAACTGGCGGTCACTACTTCAATGACCTGCTACCACTACCTTATACCGAAGAAGCGTTGGACGTCTTCTGCCGTAACGTCATCGAGGTTCAAGACAGTTTGCAACGTCCTATGTTAATTGAGAATCCATCAAGCTACCTTGCCTTCAAGCACTCAACGATTCCAGAATGGGAGTTTTTGGCTGAGGTACAAAAGCGTACCGAGTGTCGCCTACTGCTCGATTTCAATAATATTTTCGTCTCATCGTTTAATCATGGCTTTAGCTGTGAAGAGTATCTAAATGGCATACCAGCCAACCAAGTGGAAGAGATTCACTTGGCAGGTTTTACCAAAAAGAAGCTCGAGCAAGGTGAGATTTGGATAGACACGCACAGCAAACCGGTCTGTGATGAAGTGTGGCAACTTTACACTCAGTGGATAGAGCAACATGGCTCTCGCTATACCTTGATTGAGTGGGATTTAGATATTCCAGAGCCACAAATTCTATTGGCAGAGGCTGCCAAAGCCAGTGAAAAGCTGTATCAACATGACAATCAAAGGAGTCGCGCCTCATGA
- a CDS encoding multidrug effflux MFS transporter translates to MPSNALPTPSKLQVALLAMLVLFSPLAIDIYLPALPQISTAFHVEHALAQDTITWFLFAMGVGQLFAGPLADKLGRRTVALGGVSIYALSACLAWAAQSIDMMLIARLLQGLGACATSVAAFATVRDLFGPEKSGRMISYLNGAICFIPALAPILGAWLTHQFGWRSNFSFMTGFAVVVGTILFFRMKESNPAMEKVAVFKLERYWSILKTPSFLFHATLCLMAMAVILAYVTSAPVVLMENLGLTMKEFTFWFSFNAVFNIAAAFTAPKFMDRFGTYKTLVIGILMLGLAGVIMLLLARQNSPIAFMFPIFLSSVGFAWVLGTSAGKALEPFGDRAGTASALIGLFQMSGSGLLVGTVQRLDLNSQEIFALQTFFFAPALLILFSKAGKSWHATFAKA, encoded by the coding sequence GTGCCTTCTAACGCGCTTCCAACCCCTAGTAAACTGCAGGTTGCTTTATTGGCAATGCTGGTTCTTTTTAGCCCTTTGGCTATTGATATCTACCTGCCAGCTCTGCCACAGATTTCGACAGCGTTTCACGTGGAACATGCATTAGCACAAGATACGATCACTTGGTTTTTGTTTGCTATGGGTGTCGGCCAACTATTTGCCGGCCCTTTGGCGGATAAGCTAGGACGTCGAACCGTTGCATTGGGAGGTGTTAGTATCTATGCATTGAGTGCTTGCTTGGCGTGGGCAGCTCAATCGATTGATATGATGCTAATAGCTCGGCTGCTACAAGGCTTAGGAGCTTGTGCGACTTCTGTGGCAGCCTTTGCAACGGTTCGCGATCTATTTGGTCCAGAGAAGAGTGGCCGAATGATCAGCTACCTTAATGGCGCTATTTGCTTTATTCCTGCATTGGCACCGATTCTTGGCGCTTGGTTAACTCATCAATTTGGCTGGCGTTCGAACTTTAGCTTTATGACAGGCTTCGCTGTCGTTGTCGGTACTATCTTATTCTTCCGAATGAAAGAATCGAACCCGGCGATGGAAAAGGTAGCGGTGTTCAAACTAGAGCGCTACTGGTCTATATTGAAAACACCTTCATTCCTTTTTCACGCCACTTTGTGTTTGATGGCGATGGCTGTGATCCTCGCTTATGTAACCTCAGCACCGGTTGTATTGATGGAAAACCTCGGTTTGACTATGAAGGAATTTACTTTTTGGTTCAGTTTTAACGCGGTATTCAATATTGCCGCTGCGTTTACCGCACCAAAATTTATGGACCGTTTTGGGACTTATAAAACTCTTGTTATCGGTATTTTAATGCTCGGTCTAGCGGGTGTGATAATGTTGCTACTTGCTCGACAAAATAGCCCGATTGCTTTCATGTTTCCTATCTTCCTGTCATCTGTTGGCTTCGCTTGGGTTCTAGGTACATCTGCGGGAAAAGCATTGGAGCCATTCGGTGATCGTGCAGGGACTGCATCAGCTTTGATTGGTTTGTTTCAAATGAGTGGTTCTGGACTACTTGTTGGTACAGTGCAGCGTCTTGATTTAAATTCCCAAGAGATATTTGCATTACAAACATTCTTCTTTGCTCCAGCATTGTTAATCTTATTTAGTAAGGCAGGCAAGTCATGGCATGCAACATTTGCAAAAGCATAA
- a CDS encoding LysR substrate-binding domain-containing protein translates to MNIEKLSRLDLNLLVCLQVLMEEQSVTRTAHRLCLSQSAVSKSLAKLREQFNDPLFTRSAHGLRPTPKAVFLKPRLETLINQLDVLTQPETFIPNNSDHSFHIAAVESVYPLILPHFLPAIFRQAPKVNINTHAWTEQTFKKLQLGELDIGLTGKDIDINDARLTMLPPDDICEQEIYRDAQMCVLRRNHPALSGQWDLETYLAQRHVQVRCDGNDRWLLDYKLADLGHQRDIAISVPDFNSAASLCTYTDFVFTAPSHFTHLVAKQLDLVVVPLPMEFPPMAYTLFWHRDRENDPALTWLRDIIKEKTLHLR, encoded by the coding sequence ATGAATATCGAGAAACTATCGCGCCTCGACCTCAATCTACTAGTTTGCTTGCAGGTGCTAATGGAAGAGCAGAGTGTTACACGCACTGCACATCGATTGTGCCTGAGCCAGTCAGCAGTGAGTAAATCATTGGCCAAACTTCGCGAACAATTTAATGACCCTCTTTTTACGCGAAGTGCACACGGCCTACGCCCGACACCAAAAGCAGTGTTCCTTAAGCCACGGTTGGAAACACTGATCAATCAACTTGATGTGCTTACCCAACCGGAGACATTCATTCCCAACAACAGTGACCACAGTTTTCACATTGCAGCGGTTGAAAGTGTCTACCCGTTGATTCTTCCTCACTTCTTACCTGCGATTTTTCGCCAAGCACCGAAGGTAAATATCAACACTCACGCTTGGACGGAGCAAACCTTTAAGAAATTACAGCTTGGTGAACTCGATATCGGCCTCACGGGTAAAGACATCGACATCAACGACGCGCGTTTAACCATGTTGCCGCCAGATGATATTTGCGAACAAGAGATCTACCGAGATGCACAGATGTGTGTATTGAGACGCAACCACCCTGCTCTGAGTGGTCAATGGGATCTGGAAACCTATCTGGCACAACGTCATGTTCAAGTAAGGTGTGATGGTAATGATCGTTGGTTACTCGACTACAAACTTGCCGACCTTGGTCATCAACGTGATATCGCTATTTCTGTTCCCGACTTCAACAGTGCCGCAAGCCTGTGTACCTACACCGACTTTGTATTTACCGCACCAAGCCACTTCACTCATCTGGTTGCGAAGCAGCTCGACTTAGTGGTTGTGCCTCTGCCAATGGAATTTCCACCAATGGCTTACACTCTGTTTTGGCACCGTGATAGAGAAAACGACCCAGCCTTAACTTGGTTGCGAGATATCATCAAAGAAAAAACTCTGCACCTCAGATAA
- a CDS encoding BufA1 family periplasmic bufferin-type metallophore, which yields MKNSNLAVTAAITSVLAFGGAVLTSAPAEAAAKEKCYGVSKAGQNDCATKTSSCAGTAKEDNQSDAFVVVPKGLCGKLTGGSTQSS from the coding sequence ATGAAAAATTCTAATCTTGCTGTTACAGCTGCAATCACAAGTGTACTAGCGTTTGGCGGTGCCGTTCTTACATCAGCACCTGCGGAAGCAGCAGCGAAAGAAAAATGCTATGGCGTATCAAAAGCTGGCCAAAATGACTGTGCAACTAAAACAAGTTCATGTGCTGGTACAGCAAAAGAAGACAACCAATCCGATGCATTCGTGGTCGTTCCTAAAGGGCTATGTGGCAAGTTAACTGGTGGTAGCACTCAATCATCATAG